One Roseburia rectibacter DNA window includes the following coding sequences:
- a CDS encoding fibronectin type III domain-containing protein has translation MANKKCKNVTCGIQSGTTNVLYFTWVWNGYIPSTHKDWSKNKTTKDFKYQIQYTTGDGVWFWGENGSTVANNVRNLTYSIPSNAKKIRFRIKPESNTYKNNNVDTAWYTSEYTAWKEYKVVADKTPATPSTPTLSVSGNLLTMELDTYDENTKSVYFYVVKNDTKRYGEYSADVVKNHVSMTIAVDAGAEYKAKACGSNQKNDHMGSFETGEWSEYSSNVSPCPNTPSWISYYAKTSTEVRLDWTHSKGATSFEVQYTEYQRYFDSSGNVTSLTVNEESDYSHAEVSGLETGTKYFFRVRAKNDAGYSSWSEIVSVIVGEVPDAPTTWADAYTADVTHSPVLYWTHNSGDSSNETKAELYISINGVYVGALYDTEKKKQGQICSFPLSNLRMTFSSDTKIQFKIRTMGILQTKTNGNEAWSPWSTTRTIQLYQVPTLTATINGLDENKNLLTYPLTLVYESGPTTQKPISWYHEITAGNTYETVDETGQVKTVMKNDIIWSESFNASEQSTTLNINPALTYLENGEVYVVKTVVGMNTGLSASHEQYFKVSMLETAIDIEAVISYNTKNYTTSIEVAVYDKIQDNGLDSIIDENGEVVYANGGKLLDDALVSIYRREFDGSFTAIVKNAINREHNTFIDPHPALDYARYRVVANLTGNGSFDFYDVPVYPVQEKAIIIQWSEQWQNYVGTEDLILAEPSWSGSLVRLPYNIDISDDFSNDVNLQKYIGRKRPVSYYGTQQEHTATWSVDIPKDDIETLYAIRRLANYFGNCYVREPSGTGYWAQIKVSYSQTHADLVIPISFSITRVEGGA, from the coding sequence ATGGCAAATAAAAAATGTAAGAACGTGACATGTGGTATCCAATCGGGTACCACTAATGTTTTATATTTTACATGGGTATGGAATGGATATATACCAAGTACTCATAAGGACTGGAGTAAAAATAAAACCACTAAAGACTTTAAATACCAGATTCAGTATACAACAGGTGATGGCGTGTGGTTTTGGGGAGAAAATGGCTCGACAGTTGCAAATAATGTTCGTAATCTTACATATTCAATTCCCTCTAATGCAAAGAAAATACGATTCAGGATTAAACCGGAGTCGAATACATACAAGAATAATAATGTAGATACAGCATGGTATACATCTGAATATACAGCATGGAAAGAATATAAAGTCGTCGCAGACAAAACACCAGCAACACCAAGTACACCAACTTTGAGTGTAAGTGGAAATCTTCTTACAATGGAATTAGATACATACGATGAGAATACGAAGTCAGTGTATTTCTATGTTGTAAAAAATGATACAAAACGATATGGCGAATATTCAGCAGATGTAGTTAAAAATCATGTGAGTATGACGATTGCAGTAGATGCTGGTGCAGAATACAAAGCAAAGGCATGTGGAAGCAATCAAAAAAATGATCATATGGGTTCTTTTGAGACTGGAGAGTGGTCTGAGTATTCATCGAATGTGTCTCCATGTCCGAACACACCGAGCTGGATATCTTATTATGCCAAAACATCAACAGAAGTAAGGCTTGACTGGACACATTCTAAGGGCGCAACAAGTTTTGAAGTGCAGTATACAGAATATCAAAGGTACTTCGATAGTTCTGGAAATGTTACATCACTTACAGTTAATGAAGAATCTGATTATAGTCATGCCGAGGTCTCTGGTCTTGAAACGGGAACAAAGTATTTCTTCAGGGTTAGGGCAAAGAATGACGCTGGTTATTCCAGTTGGTCTGAGATTGTATCTGTAATTGTTGGAGAGGTACCAGATGCACCAACAACTTGGGCAGATGCTTATACAGCAGATGTTACACATTCGCCTGTTTTATATTGGACTCATAATTCCGGCGACAGTTCAAATGAAACAAAAGCGGAGCTGTACATTAGTATCAATGGTGTTTATGTCGGTGCATTATACGATACAGAAAAGAAGAAACAGGGGCAAATATGCTCATTTCCTTTGAGTAATCTCAGAATGACATTTTCATCAGATACAAAAATACAGTTTAAAATACGAACCATGGGAATCCTTCAAACAAAAACAAACGGAAATGAGGCTTGGAGTCCTTGGTCCACAACAAGAACAATTCAATTGTACCAAGTGCCAACGTTGACTGCCACAATAAATGGTTTAGATGAAAATAAAAACCTTTTGACATATCCGTTGACATTAGTATATGAATCGGGTCCAACTACACAGAAACCAATTAGCTGGTATCACGAAATAACTGCTGGAAATACATATGAAACTGTTGATGAAACAGGTCAGGTTAAAACTGTGATGAAAAACGATATTATTTGGTCTGAGTCATTCAACGCATCTGAACAATCAACAACTTTAAACATTAATCCAGCATTGACATATTTGGAAAATGGGGAAGTATACGTTGTAAAAACTGTAGTTGGAATGAATACTGGATTGTCAGCGTCACATGAGCAATATTTTAAAGTATCAATGTTGGAAACAGCGATTGATATAGAAGCGGTCATCAGTTATAACACTAAAAATTATACAACATCAATTGAAGTAGCTGTGTATGATAAGATTCAGGATAATGGGTTGGATTCTATAATTGATGAAAACGGTGAAGTAGTGTATGCAAATGGTGGGAAATTGTTGGATGATGCATTAGTTTCTATATATAGAAGAGAATTTGATGGATCATTTACTGCAATAGTAAAAAATGCTATAAACCGTGAGCATAACACTTTTATTGATCCGCATCCAGCATTAGATTATGCACGATACAGAGTGGTTGCAAATTTAACTGGAAACGGAAGTTTTGATTTCTATGATGTGCCAGTATATCCAGTACAAGAGAAAGCAATTATTATTCAGTGGTCTGAACAGTGGCAAAACTATGTCGGAACTGAAGATTTGATTTTAGCAGAACCAAGTTGGAGTGGCTCATTGGTACGGTTACCATATAACATTGATATATCTGACGATTTTTCAAATGATGTTAATTTGCAAAAATACATTGGTCGAAAAAGACCGGTTAGTTATTATGGAACGCAACAGGAACATACGGCAACATGGTCAGTAGATATACCAAAAGATGATATCGAAACATTATATGCAATACGAAGGCTTGCTAATTATTTTGGAAATTGTTATGTAAGGGAACCATCTGGCACGGGATATTGGGCACAAATAAAGGTTTCATATAGCCAAACACACGCTGACTTGGTAATACCGATTTCATTTAGTATAACAAGAGTTGAAGGGGGTGCTTAA
- a CDS encoding tape measure protein, with protein MSTTIDERVVEMRFDNQKFEQNVKTSMSTIEKLKKSLNLEGAAKGLENINSEAQKCNLTPMSNAIESVKIHFSGLEVMAITALQNITNSAIQAGERMVSAFTIDPIKSGFEEYETQINAVQTILANTSSKGTTLDQVNSALDELNHYADMTIYNFTEMTRNIGTFTAAGVDLDTSVAAIKGIANLAAVSGSTSQQASTAMYQLSQALAAGTVKLMDWNSVVNAGMGGQVFQDALKETARVHGVAIDQMIKDEGSFRETLQKGWLTSDVLTETLSKFTGDLNEDQLRTMGYADEQIKSILEMGKTANDAATKVKTFTQLFDTLKEAAQSGWTQSWETIVGDFEEAKERLTGLSDRFSELINNSSDKRNSILSRSFGSGFDTLSEKLSKAGIETEVFQNKVKELAKNHNVDLDMMIEQTGSFEKALSTAFSHGLLKRDILKGAIKSLVGNLTDATKSTASMASQMEKYGEVVDAVINGKFGTGEARIKALTEAGYDYATVQNLVNEKLGSSVRHMSSLTNEQLKNADGLANLSDEQLKNAGYTEEQITALRDLQKEANKAGSSINDLIDNIDRPTGAELVWGSVSNVIDSVVSSLSAMKKAWNDVFYKGMSDDDIIEKKSQRLYNLLKAVNSFTEKLKVSDDTADKLTRTFKGLFAILDIGTTIVGGGFKLAFKGASIVLNAFDLDILDVTATIGDLLTEFHDFLLDNKLVNNAIKECGTAFKKGCTEIQKWVQQFTELPVVKENLEEVKNVLSKMDFSIAERGINKATSALQTGYTELQKWINKFLEIPIVQRNIERFQNAFSETFSDVNTYFKNGLVVIDEFIARVKSLDHISLDNIDDIFKDFRQNVLGYFFNFDGVLGNLKTAFDEFKADVKSQLDEIAGTADSFKAKIFGVVDSIKQYISDHIGGIFTIVMGVGLIKVTKQIGTALENISKPFESFAGMFDSVSSVFKSISGVFDTLSESIKADILIKKTQAIRNIAISIAILAGSLFLLSQADPENLLTAAKAILVLAGTLAVLTAAMALIDNKLGVGTGTNSGATSMLMMAASLMILVEVLKGVDEIKSDHILKDLGIIAALAGGLAITAGLLGRFAPQLSKGSLTLIGIAVSLKIMVGVLNDLNDLKMDNINQTIKIMIGALAGLAILSIACKNIKFGSAVSILAIVIALKLFIGVFDDIANLDFAKVEDNLKTIAVIFGIFAGVMVASKFAGKNAAQAGVGILAMSAALILVVGSMKMLANMNAGDIKKSLNAVSQIMLVFSAVILASKFAGKNAAQAGAMLLMMSGALLILTGVIVVLSHVKPEGMKQALGAIAILETLFAGLIAVTVLAKDCKSTIMMIAITIGILAVALAGLSFIKPENLVAATVAISVVMGMFVVVIASTHFVKKATSTLLIITGAITILGGMIALLAQLPVDSVLGSAVGLSLLLLSLSSAMIIISKCGTVSPKAYVTLGVMTLVTAGLAVIIGVLAKMNVGPTLEIAASLSIMLLALSAACLILSKVGVTGTGAFVGIEALVALIAAVGSLMIAIGALDEYFPGMEKFLNKGIDILEKIGYGLGSFFGNIVNGFAVGATSGLPEIGENLAGFMEKAQPFFDGLSNADTSAMTGVKALADTILILTANELLSGITSFLGFGTNSMDMFGIQLESFGTSLTNFSNSVEGVKPENVNKAAEAGKALADMANAIPNTGGAIAKVIGDNTTDVFGIQLEAFGTSLTNFSNSVEGVKPENVNKAAEAGKALADMANAIPNTGGAIAKVIGDNTTDVFGIQLEAFGTSLTNFSNSVEGVNPENVNKAVVAGKAVANMANAIPNTGGAIAKVIGDNTTDVFGTQLESFGTSLTNFSNSVEGVNPENINKAVVTGKALSDLANSLPETEGFFSKIADFATFGDDLSWFGSCLASYSISISEINTDKILEINKAIRSLIILSNDISADGCKGLTTFGKSLSKIAKNGLTSFVTAFSDAKDQIINTGSQMITDFIIGVEVKHPDSNAEFRMVAQSAVDTIRTFYASFSLAGAYLVDGFVNGISANTYKVAAQARLMASAAVVSARRELDINSPSKVFYGIGDFAGKGFINALADYTDKAEYAGQNVAKAAVNGSQNAIGKIVDVLNSGIDAEPTIRPVVDLSDVTKSVSDLNALFSYEQAMSLGSQIEVTRKAKFQNEDMGDVVSAIDKLDASLSRFRGDTYNLNGITYDDGSVVAEAIKTLVRATIVEGRI; from the coding sequence TTGAGTACAACAATCGACGAACGCGTTGTTGAAATGCGGTTTGACAATCAGAAGTTTGAACAGAATGTTAAAACCAGCATGTCTACAATCGAAAAATTAAAGAAAAGCCTCAATCTTGAAGGGGCTGCAAAAGGCTTGGAAAATATTAATTCCGAAGCACAGAAGTGTAATCTGACACCTATGTCAAACGCTATTGAGTCTGTAAAAATTCATTTTTCAGGACTTGAAGTTATGGCGATTACTGCACTTCAGAACATTACAAATTCGGCTATACAGGCGGGAGAAAGAATGGTTTCCGCTTTTACAATAGATCCAATAAAATCTGGTTTCGAAGAATATGAAACACAGATCAATGCTGTTCAGACAATACTTGCAAACACATCAAGTAAAGGAACAACACTGGATCAGGTCAATTCTGCATTGGATGAATTAAACCATTATGCAGATATGACAATTTATAATTTCACGGAAATGACCAGAAATATCGGTACTTTCACAGCAGCAGGTGTTGATCTTGATACATCAGTGGCTGCTATTAAGGGTATCGCAAACTTGGCGGCAGTATCCGGTTCAACATCTCAACAGGCAAGCACTGCAATGTACCAGCTTTCACAGGCATTGGCAGCGGGTACGGTAAAACTGATGGATTGGAACTCAGTAGTAAACGCTGGAATGGGTGGTCAGGTATTTCAGGATGCGCTTAAAGAGACTGCACGTGTTCATGGTGTAGCTATTGATCAGATGATCAAGGATGAAGGTTCATTTCGTGAAACTTTACAAAAAGGATGGCTTACATCGGATGTCCTGACCGAAACATTATCAAAATTTACAGGCGATTTGAATGAAGATCAATTGCGTACAATGGGATATGCAGATGAACAGATTAAGTCAATTCTCGAAATGGGAAAAACTGCAAATGATGCAGCAACAAAGGTCAAGACGTTTACACAGCTGTTTGATACATTAAAAGAGGCAGCACAGTCCGGATGGACGCAGAGCTGGGAAACAATCGTTGGCGACTTTGAAGAAGCAAAAGAGAGATTAACTGGTTTATCTGACAGATTCAGTGAATTGATTAATAATTCATCTGATAAACGTAACTCTATTTTAAGCAGATCATTTGGATCTGGTTTTGATACTTTATCAGAGAAATTGAGTAAGGCTGGAATAGAGACTGAAGTATTTCAAAATAAAGTGAAAGAACTGGCTAAAAATCATAACGTAGATTTAGATATGATGATTGAGCAGACCGGTTCGTTTGAAAAGGCTTTAAGCACTGCATTTAGTCACGGTTTGTTGAAAAGAGATATTCTAAAAGGTGCAATAAAAAGCCTTGTTGGGAATCTGACAGATGCTACTAAATCTACTGCATCCATGGCATCTCAAATGGAAAAGTATGGAGAAGTGGTAGATGCTGTTATAAATGGAAAATTCGGTACAGGCGAAGCAAGAATAAAAGCATTAACTGAAGCCGGATATGATTATGCAACTGTACAAAATCTTGTAAATGAAAAACTTGGAAGCAGTGTCCGGCATATGTCATCATTGACCAATGAACAGTTGAAAAATGCAGACGGATTAGCAAATCTGTCAGATGAGCAGTTGAAAAATGCAGGATATACAGAAGAACAGATAACTGCACTTCGTGATTTGCAAAAAGAAGCAAATAAGGCTGGGTCATCTATCAACGATCTGATCGATAACATTGATCGTCCAACCGGAGCAGAGTTAGTATGGGGATCAGTTTCGAATGTGATTGACAGTGTTGTCTCATCTTTGTCAGCGATGAAAAAAGCATGGAACGATGTGTTTTATAAAGGTATGTCTGATGATGACATTATCGAGAAAAAATCACAACGACTATACAATCTTCTCAAAGCAGTTAATTCCTTTACAGAAAAACTCAAAGTGAGCGATGATACAGCAGATAAACTGACCAGGACTTTTAAGGGATTATTTGCGATTCTGGATATAGGCACAACAATAGTCGGTGGCGGATTTAAACTGGCATTCAAAGGAGCATCAATCGTATTGAATGCATTCGATTTGGACATTTTAGATGTTACAGCTACGATTGGTGATTTACTTACAGAATTTCATGATTTTCTTTTGGATAATAAGCTGGTTAATAACGCAATTAAAGAATGTGGAACGGCTTTTAAGAAAGGATGCACTGAAATTCAGAAATGGGTTCAACAGTTTACAGAATTACCTGTTGTGAAAGAAAATCTGGAGGAAGTAAAAAACGTACTTTCTAAAATGGATTTTTCAATCGCTGAACGCGGAATCAATAAAGCTACAAGCGCCCTGCAAACTGGTTACACCGAACTGCAAAAATGGATCAACAAATTTCTGGAAATCCCGATTGTTCAAAGAAATATTGAAAGATTTCAAAATGCTTTTTCAGAGACATTTTCGGATGTAAACACGTACTTTAAAAATGGATTAGTTGTAATAGACGAGTTCATAGCGCGTGTAAAATCTTTAGATCATATATCATTAGACAACATTGATGATATTTTTAAAGATTTCCGACAAAATGTACTTGGATATTTTTTCAATTTTGATGGCGTATTAGGAAATTTAAAAACAGCTTTCGATGAATTTAAGGCAGATGTAAAAAGCCAGCTTGATGAAATTGCTGGAACAGCTGATAGCTTTAAAGCAAAGATTTTTGGTGTTGTAGATTCGATCAAACAGTATATTTCAGATCACATTGGTGGAATTTTTACAATTGTCATGGGTGTCGGACTCATAAAGGTTACGAAGCAGATTGGAACTGCTCTTGAAAATATATCCAAACCGTTTGAGTCTTTTGCGGGTATGTTTGACAGTGTTAGCAGTGTTTTTAAAAGTATCAGTGGAGTTTTTGATACCCTTTCAGAGTCTATCAAGGCTGATATTCTTATTAAAAAGACACAGGCTATCAGAAATATCGCAATTTCTATTGCAATACTTGCAGGCTCTCTATTTTTATTATCACAGGCAGATCCGGAAAATTTATTGACAGCAGCAAAAGCGATTCTGGTTCTTGCTGGAACATTAGCAGTTCTTACGGCAGCTATGGCACTTATTGATAATAAGCTTGGAGTTGGAACAGGAACTAATAGTGGAGCTACAAGTATGTTAATGATGGCTGCGTCATTAATGATTCTTGTGGAAGTCCTGAAAGGGGTAGACGAAATTAAATCCGACCACATTTTAAAGGATTTGGGAATAATTGCGGCACTGGCTGGTGGATTAGCAATAACCGCAGGTTTACTGGGAAGATTTGCTCCTCAGTTATCCAAAGGTTCGTTAACTCTTATTGGTATCGCAGTATCGTTGAAAATCATGGTAGGTGTGTTAAATGATTTAAACGATCTGAAAATGGATAATATCAATCAAACGATAAAGATTATGATCGGGGCGTTAGCCGGATTGGCAATATTAAGTATCGCCTGCAAAAATATTAAGTTTGGTTCTGCGGTGTCAATATTGGCGATTGTTATAGCCTTAAAGTTATTCATAGGTGTGTTTGATGATATTGCAAATCTTGATTTTGCAAAAGTAGAAGATAATCTCAAAACAATAGCAGTAATATTCGGAATCTTTGCAGGGGTTATGGTCGCAAGTAAATTTGCTGGTAAAAATGCCGCACAGGCAGGAGTTGGAATCCTTGCAATGTCAGCAGCACTGATATTAGTTGTTGGTTCGATGAAAATGCTTGCGAATATGAATGCTGGGGATATTAAGAAATCATTGAACGCAGTATCACAGATAATGTTAGTATTTTCTGCGGTTATACTTGCAAGTAAATTTGCAGGGAAAAATGCAGCGCAGGCAGGAGCAATGCTTTTAATGATGTCTGGAGCATTACTTATTCTGACTGGTGTAATTGTTGTTTTGAGTCATGTTAAACCAGAGGGAATGAAACAGGCTCTTGGAGCGATTGCAATTTTGGAGACGCTTTTTGCTGGCTTAATAGCAGTGACAGTGTTGGCGAAAGATTGTAAAAGTACAATAATGATGATCGCTATTACAATCGGTATATTAGCAGTAGCTCTTGCAGGTTTATCGTTTATAAAACCTGAAAATCTGGTGGCTGCTACAGTTGCAATATCGGTTGTTATGGGAATGTTTGTTGTAGTTATTGCTTCTACTCATTTTGTGAAAAAAGCGACAAGTACATTATTGATCATTACCGGGGCAATTACCATATTAGGCGGTATGATTGCATTATTAGCGCAGTTACCGGTCGATTCAGTACTTGGTTCAGCTGTTGGGTTGTCTCTTTTATTGCTGTCTTTATCATCAGCTATGATCATCATAAGCAAATGCGGTACAGTGTCGCCTAAAGCATATGTTACGTTGGGAGTAATGACATTAGTTACTGCTGGGTTAGCAGTGATTATCGGAGTGCTTGCAAAAATGAATGTCGGTCCGACATTAGAGATTGCAGCTTCATTATCAATTATGTTATTAGCATTATCAGCTGCTTGTCTGATTTTAAGTAAAGTTGGTGTTACAGGGACCGGAGCATTTGTAGGCATTGAAGCACTTGTAGCATTGATCGCAGCAGTTGGCAGTTTGATGATAGCTATAGGTGCCTTAGATGAGTATTTCCCTGGAATGGAGAAATTTCTTAATAAAGGAATAGATATCCTGGAGAAAATCGGCTATGGACTGGGATCTTTCTTTGGTAACATTGTTAATGGGTTTGCTGTAGGTGCTACATCAGGATTACCAGAGATAGGGGAGAATCTTGCTGGGTTCATGGAAAAAGCTCAACCGTTCTTTGATGGATTATCCAATGCAGACACGTCAGCCATGACCGGTGTAAAAGCACTTGCAGATACTATCTTGATTCTGACAGCAAACGAATTGTTATCTGGTATTACATCATTCCTTGGGTTTGGAACAAATTCCATGGATATGTTTGGTATACAACTTGAATCATTTGGAACATCTTTAACGAACTTCTCAAATTCCGTAGAAGGTGTAAAGCCTGAAAATGTGAATAAAGCCGCAGAAGCCGGAAAAGCATTAGCAGACATGGCGAACGCAATACCAAATACTGGAGGTGCTATAGCTAAAGTTATAGGCGACAATACAACTGATGTTTTTGGTATACAACTTGAAGCATTTGGAACATCTTTAACGAACTTCTCAAATTCCGTAGAAGGTGTAAAGCCTGAAAATGTGAATAAAGCCGCAGAAGCCGGAAAAGCATTAGCAGACATGGCGAACGCAATACCAAATACTGGAGGTGCTATAGCTAAAGTTATAGGCGACAATACAACTGATGTTTTTGGTATACAACTTGAAGCATTTGGAACATCTTTAACGAACTTCTCAAATTCCGTAGAAGGTGTAAATCCTGAAAATGTGAATAAAGCTGTTGTTGCAGGAAAAGCGGTTGCAAATATGGCAAATGCAATACCAAATACTGGAGGCGCTATAGCTAAAGTTATAGGCGACAATACAACTGATGTTTTTGGTACACAACTTGAATCATTTGGAACATCTTTAACGAACTTCTCAAATTCCGTAGAAGGTGTAAATCCTGAAAATATCAACAAAGCTGTCGTTACAGGAAAAGCGTTATCTGACTTAGCCAATAGCTTACCGGAGACAGAAGGTTTCTTTAGTAAAATAGCAGATTTTGCCACATTTGGAGATGATTTGTCATGGTTTGGATCATGTTTAGCAAGCTATTCTATTTCCATATCCGAAATTAATACTGATAAGATCCTGGAGATCAATAAGGCAATAAGGTCATTGATTATCCTGTCCAATGATATTTCAGCTGATGGATGCAAGGGTCTGACTACATTTGGAAAGTCATTATCAAAAATCGCTAAAAATGGATTAACCAGTTTTGTAACAGCTTTTAGTGATGCAAAAGATCAGATTATTAATACAGGAAGTCAAATGATTACCGATTTCATAATTGGGGTGGAAGTAAAGCATCCGGATTCGAATGCCGAATTTAGAATGGTCGCACAGTCAGCGGTGGATACAATCAGAACATTCTATGCTAGTTTCAGTCTTGCTGGAGCATACTTAGTTGATGGATTTGTCAACGGAATCAGCGCCAATACATACAAGGTGGCTGCTCAAGCTAGACTTATGGCTTCGGCAGCAGTTGTGTCAGCAAGGAGAGAGTTGGATATTAACTCACCATCAAAAGTATTTTATGGAATTGGCGATTTTGCAGGTAAAGGTTTTATAAATGCACTTGCTGATTATACGGATAAAGCAGAATATGCAGGACAAAATGTTGCTAAAGCTGCTGTTAACGGTTCGCAGAATGCAATTGGAAAAATTGTAGATGTATTAAACAGTGGAATAGATGCTGAACCAACAATTCGACCTGTTGTAGATTTATCGGATGTGACAAAAAGTGTTTCAGATTTGAATGCCTTATTCAGTTATGAACAGGCTATGTCATTAGGAAGTCAGATAGAAGTAACACGTAAGGCGAAATTTCAAAATGAAGATATGGGCGATGTTGTATCTGCGATTGATAAGCTCGATGCATCATTAAGCAGATTCAGAGGAGATACTTATAATCTGAATGGTATTACGTATGATGATGGAAGCGTAGTTGCAGAAGCAATCAAGACTCTTGTTAGGGCTACAATAGTGGAAGGGAGAATATAA
- a CDS encoding HK97 gp10 family phage protein yields MITFRQKGDFSKLTKFLEKAKETVKIGDLDKYGREGVAALASATPVDSGLTANSWYYKIEQKKGSISIGFYNKNIQNGVPIAIILQYGHATRNGGWVQGRDYINPAIQPIFDQIASHAWKEVTEL; encoded by the coding sequence ATGATAACGTTTAGACAAAAGGGCGATTTTTCAAAGTTGACTAAATTCTTAGAGAAAGCCAAGGAAACAGTTAAAATCGGTGATCTTGATAAGTATGGTCGAGAAGGTGTAGCAGCCCTTGCGTCTGCGACTCCTGTTGACTCTGGATTAACTGCAAATTCTTGGTATTACAAGATAGAGCAGAAAAAGGGGTCTATATCAATCGGTTTTTATAACAAAAATATTCAAAATGGAGTTCCAATAGCAATCATCTTACAGTATGGTCATGCGACTCGTAATGGAGGCTGGGTACAGGGGCGAGATTACATCAATCCTGCAATCCAGCCTATTTTTGACCAAATTGCAAGCCATGCGTGGAAGGAGGTTACTGAGCTTTGA
- a CDS encoding peptidoglycan recognition protein family protein, whose protein sequence is MSNSKLISYTKISPNKTKSRKHSIDRITPHCVVGQLSAESIGNCFVSPTRKASCNYGIGTDGRVVLCVDEKDRSWCSSNSANDNRAVTIECASDKTAPYEMNNKVYNSLVGLCVDICRRNGKTKLLWIPDKEKALKYSPKSDEMLITVHRWFANKACPGDWLYSRLGKLAQQVTDQLSGSAVSDVTEKEESTQKAFKVKVSTKQLRIRKGPGTNYGLTGAYTGVGTFTIVEKRAGSGSAAGWGRLQSGAGWIALDYVTEL, encoded by the coding sequence ATGAGCAATAGTAAATTAATAAGCTACACCAAAATCAGTCCGAACAAAACCAAGTCGAGAAAACATAGCATTGACAGAATTACACCACATTGCGTTGTTGGACAGCTTTCGGCAGAGAGCATTGGAAATTGTTTCGTAAGCCCAACAAGAAAAGCGAGCTGCAATTACGGTATAGGTACTGATGGACGAGTTGTTCTTTGCGTAGATGAAAAAGATAGAAGTTGGTGTTCATCGAACTCAGCAAATGATAACCGTGCAGTAACGATCGAGTGTGCTTCAGATAAAACAGCACCGTACGAGATGAACAATAAAGTTTATAATTCGCTTGTTGGTTTGTGTGTAGATATTTGTCGGCGCAATGGAAAAACAAAGTTATTGTGGATTCCTGATAAGGAAAAAGCATTGAAATATTCTCCAAAATCTGACGAGATGCTGATAACAGTTCATCGCTGGTTTGCAAATAAGGCATGTCCGGGCGATTGGCTGTATTCCAGATTAGGAAAACTTGCACAACAGGTTACAGATCAATTATCAGGAAGTGCTGTATCGGATGTAACAGAAAAAGAAGAATCAACACAGAAAGCATTTAAAGTAAAAGTTTCGACTAAGCAGCTTCGGATTCGAAAAGGTCCGGGGACAAACTATGGATTAACCGGTGCGTATACCGGTGTTGGCACATTTACAATTGTTGAAAAACGAGCTGGTTCTGGTTCAGCTGCTGGTTGGGGGCGATTACAGTCCGGTGCAGGATGGATAGCGCTTGATTATGTAACTGAATTATAA